The following proteins come from a genomic window of Pseudomonas hygromyciniae:
- a CDS encoding 2-hydroxy-3-oxopropionate reductase, with the protein MAKIGFIGTGIMGQPMAANLQKAGHQLFLSEHHGKAPAELIAAGAVALANPQQVAQEAEFIIVMVPDTPQVDDVLFRADGVAAGLSPNKVVIDMSSISPTASKAFAAKINATGAQYLDAPVSGGEVGAKAATLSIMVGGEPQTFERALPLFQSMGKNITLVGGNGDGQTAKVANQIIVALNIQAVAEALLFASKNGADPAKVREALMGGFASSKILEVHGERMIKGTFDPGFRINLHQKDLNLALAGAKELGINLPNTAGTQQVFSTCAAIGGGNWDHSALIKGLEHMANFSIRDK; encoded by the coding sequence ATGGCTAAAATCGGCTTTATCGGCACCGGCATCATGGGCCAACCCATGGCCGCGAACCTGCAGAAAGCAGGTCACCAACTGTTCCTGTCCGAGCACCATGGCAAAGCACCCGCCGAGCTGATCGCCGCCGGTGCCGTGGCCCTGGCCAACCCGCAGCAAGTGGCCCAGGAAGCAGAGTTCATCATCGTCATGGTGCCTGACACCCCTCAGGTCGATGACGTGTTGTTCCGCGCCGACGGTGTGGCCGCAGGCCTGTCGCCGAACAAAGTAGTGATCGACATGAGTTCGATCTCGCCCACCGCCAGCAAGGCCTTTGCCGCCAAGATCAACGCCACCGGCGCGCAGTACCTCGACGCCCCGGTATCGGGCGGCGAAGTCGGCGCCAAGGCCGCAACCCTGAGCATCATGGTCGGTGGCGAACCGCAGACCTTCGAACGCGCCCTGCCACTGTTCCAGAGCATGGGCAAGAACATCACCCTGGTGGGTGGCAATGGCGATGGCCAGACCGCCAAGGTGGCGAACCAGATCATCGTCGCCCTGAACATCCAGGCCGTGGCCGAAGCGCTACTGTTTGCTTCGAAGAACGGCGCAGATCCAGCCAAGGTACGTGAAGCGCTGATGGGTGGCTTCGCTTCATCGAAAATTCTCGAAGTGCATGGCGAACGGATGATCAAGGGCACCTTCGACCCGGGCTTCCGTATCAACCTGCATCAGAAGGACTTGAACCTGGCCCTGGCCGGTGCCAAGGAACTGGGGATCAACCTGCCCAACACCGCCGGTACCCAACAAGTATTCAGCACCTGCGCCGCGATTGGCGGCGGCAACTGGGACCATTCGGCGCTGATCAAGGGGCTGGAGCATATGGCGAATTTCTCGATTCGCGATAAGTAA